From a single Hippoglossus stenolepis isolate QCI-W04-F060 chromosome 2, HSTE1.2, whole genome shotgun sequence genomic region:
- the serping1 gene encoding plasma protease C1 inhibitor, whose amino-acid sequence MRLQASLFVLLLLIFELSSCTQLQVTHGSSLELSCVMFQSDITGAAITWKFQGKDVNPESIGTVRVVKDGRYLSISPVTSANEGEYVCSVKENNVEIISSFNITVSVSFDYTIKVFQGSVLRLPCNFPPSNQVSANAFWFRKTDGGKKMSLNLEDDSWDDNQRFDLLFPFDHDQTLLIRDTVMEDAGLYHCESAAGQKLSTVFVIVEDAPAPVPFHCKDVNTAWEPCQDESSRTGEPILQESLAEFSMKLYSYLRQSYPSSNLLFSPISISGMFSHLLLGAKNDTRKAIERAVCVPHDFHCFHFHMKKLREKLSGSLQMASQIYYNPKMNLTESFTNQSIQFYDAKPTRLLNTTEENTQMINSWVANKTNNKITQLVDSISPSTQLILLNAVSFSGQWKVKFGEGPPKGLFTKLNGDLVNVPLLYHKGYMTAMKYVLGLKAQVARFALTGDSSLYILLPRSNKVGDLQQLEDRMTDTAVLRMIEELKTTTPQPVEVSLPQIKLDVQPDMNIVMKKLGLSSLFEEANLCGLYSEDRVVLDDARHRAFLALTKEGVEAGAATAMGFARSFPSFSALQPFVMLLWSDQANVPLFIGRVTEP is encoded by the exons ATGAGACTGCAGGCTTCACTGTTCGTCTTGCTGCTGCTCATTTTTGAG cTTTCATCATGCACACAACTCCAGGTGACACATGGTTCCTCTCTGGAGCTGTCATGTGTCATGTTTCAATCTGACATCACCGGAGCCGCCATCACCTGGAAATTTCAAG GTAAAGATGTTAACCCAGAGTCGATTGGCACTGTTCGAGTTGTAAAGGATGGCCGGTACCTGTCTATATCCCCCGTGACCTCTGCCAACGAGGGCGAGTACGTGTGTTCGGTGAAGGAGAACAATGTGGAGATTATAAGCTCTTTCAACATCACAGTTAGTG tcTCATTTGACTATACCATTAAGGTATTCCAAGGCTCAGTTCTTCGCCTGCCATGTAATTTCCCACCCAGCAACCAAGTCTCGGCCAATGCGTTCTGGTTCAGAAAGACGGATGGTGGGAAGAAGATGAGTCTGAATCTTGAAGACGATTCATGGGATGATAATCAGAGATTCGATCTGCTTTTTCCGTTTGACCACGATCAAACCCTCCTCATCAGAGACACTGTCATGGAGGATGCTGGACTTTACCACTGTGAATCTGCTGCGGGGCAGAAGCTCAGCACCGTATTCGTTATTGTTGAAG ATGCTCCTGCCCCTGTTCCTTTCCACTGCAAAGACGTGAACACAGCCTGGGAGCCGTGTCAGGACGAGAGCAGTCGTACAGGAGAGCCCATCTTGCAGGAATCCCTGGCAGAGTTTTCCATGAAGCTCTATTCTTACCTCAGACAGTCGTATCCTTCAAGCAACTTGCTCTTTTCTCCGATCAGCATCAGCGGGATGTTTTCCCATCTGTTGCTTG GGGCAAAGAATGACACCCGCAAAGCGATTGAGAGGGCAGTCTGTGTCCCTCACGACTTCCACTGTTTTCACTTCCACATGAAGAAGCTGAGAGAGAAGTTGTCCGGCTCCTTGCAAATGGCCTCTCAGATCTACTATAACCCAA AAATGAATCTGACTGAGTCCTTCACCAACCAGTCCATTCAGTTCTATGACGCGAAGCCCACCAGACTGCTGAACACCACCGAGGAAAACACGCAGATGATCAACAGCTGGGTggcaaataaaaccaacaataaAATCACACAGTTGGTTGACTCCATTTCTCCCAGTACACAGCTGATCCTGCTCAACGCTGTCTCCTTTAGCG GTCAGTGGAAGGTCAAGTTTGGTGAGGGGCCACCAAAAGGTCTTTTCACCAAACTGAATGGGGACCTGGTGAATGTGCCTCTCCTCTATCATAAGGGATACATGACGGCTATGAAGTATGTGTTGGGGTTGAAGGCACAG GTGGCGAGGTTTGCTCTCACAGGTGACAGCAGCCTCTACATCCTGCTGCCTCGCTCCAACAAAGTGGGcgacctgcagcagctggaggacagGATGACGGACACGGCCGTGCTCCGAATGATAGAagagctgaaaacaacaactcctcAGCCGGTGGAGGTTTCTCTGCCCCAGATCAAGCTGGACGTCCAACCAGACATGAACATAGTTATGAAGAAATTAG GTCTGTCATCACTCTTTGAGGAGGCCAACCTTTGCGGCCTCTACTCAGAGGACAGGGTGGTTCTGGACGACGCCAGACACAGGGCCTTCCTCGCACTGACCAAAGAAGGGGTAGAGGCCGGCGCCGCCACTGCCATGGGCTTCGCTCGCTCCTTCCCTTCCTTCTCCGCCCTGCAGCCATTCGTCATGCTGCTGTGGAGCGACCAGGCCAATGTGCCTCTCTTTATTGGTAGAGTGACCGAACCGTGA